The following are from one region of the Paenibacillus protaetiae genome:
- the acsA gene encoding acetate--CoA ligase, whose translation MINLHQERIPAVAKHSNLLNYEETAASFDWKEIEKQFSWYTTGKVNMAYEAIDRHVEEGRGNKIALYYSDSARDESYTFAQLKEQSDRFANVLRKFGLAKGDRVFIFMPRTPELYFAALGAFKIGAVVGPLFEAFMETAVKDRLLDSEAAAIVTTPALLGRIRREELPDLKQIIVVGDEVPAGEGIVDFKAEMAQVSDQCDIEWLDREDGLILHYTSGSTGKPKGVYHVQNAMIQHYYTGKVVLDLKEDDIYWCTADPGWVTGTSYGIFAPWLNGVTNVIRGGRFSPADWYGTLQKYGVTVWYSAPTAFRMLMGAGDDVVSQFDLSKLRHVLSVGEPLNPEVVRWGLKVYNQRIHDTWWMTETGGQLICNYPSMDIKPGSMGKPLPGIQAAIIDDNGNEVPPYRMGNLAVKTPWPSMMRKIWKNPAKYEEYFRLQGWYISGDSAYMDEDGYFWFQGRIDDVINTSGERIGPFEVESKLVEHPAVAEAGVIGKPDPMRGEIIKAFIALREGYSPSEELKQDISKFVKIGLSAHAAPREIEFKDKLPKTRSGKIMRRVLKAWELNLPTGDLSTIEDD comes from the coding sequence ATGATCAACTTGCATCAAGAACGTATTCCTGCTGTAGCGAAACATTCCAACTTGCTTAACTACGAAGAAACAGCGGCTTCCTTTGACTGGAAGGAAATAGAAAAACAATTTTCCTGGTACACGACGGGCAAAGTTAATATGGCCTATGAAGCAATTGACCGCCATGTTGAAGAAGGGCGCGGCAATAAAATCGCATTGTATTATAGCGATTCTGCCCGCGATGAATCGTATACGTTTGCACAGTTAAAAGAACAATCCGACCGGTTTGCTAACGTGCTGCGCAAGTTTGGTCTTGCCAAAGGAGACCGCGTCTTTATATTTATGCCGCGTACGCCGGAGCTTTATTTTGCAGCGCTGGGCGCTTTCAAGATTGGTGCAGTTGTCGGTCCGCTGTTTGAAGCGTTTATGGAAACGGCCGTTAAGGACCGTTTGCTGGACAGCGAAGCGGCTGCCATTGTGACGACGCCGGCTCTGCTTGGACGTATCCGCCGCGAGGAGCTTCCTGATCTGAAACAGATCATTGTAGTTGGCGACGAGGTACCGGCAGGGGAAGGAATCGTTGATTTTAAAGCGGAGATGGCGCAAGTTTCCGATCAATGCGACATCGAATGGCTGGACCGTGAGGACGGGCTGATCCTGCATTATACGTCCGGGTCTACCGGCAAGCCGAAAGGCGTTTACCATGTTCAAAATGCAATGATCCAACATTATTATACAGGCAAGGTTGTCCTAGATTTGAAGGAGGACGACATCTATTGGTGTACGGCCGACCCGGGCTGGGTAACCGGTACCTCCTACGGTATTTTTGCCCCATGGCTGAACGGTGTTACCAATGTTATTCGCGGAGGACGGTTTAGCCCCGCAGACTGGTACGGCACATTGCAAAAATACGGCGTGACCGTATGGTACAGCGCGCCAACGGCGTTCCGCATGCTGATGGGAGCAGGAGACGATGTTGTATCCCAATTTGACCTGAGCAAGCTGCGCCATGTGCTTAGCGTAGGCGAGCCGCTTAATCCGGAAGTCGTCCGCTGGGGGCTTAAAGTATACAACCAGCGCATCCACGATACGTGGTGGATGACGGAGACCGGCGGCCAGCTCATTTGCAATTATCCGTCAATGGATATTAAACCCGGCTCCATGGGCAAGCCGCTGCCGGGCATTCAAGCGGCTATTATCGACGATAATGGCAATGAAGTGCCTCCATACCGGATGGGCAATCTGGCCGTAAAGACGCCATGGCCGTCCATGATGCGCAAAATTTGGAAAAACCCTGCCAAATACGAAGAGTATTTCCGCTTGCAAGGCTGGTATATTTCCGGCGACTCGGCTTATATGGACGAAGACGGCTATTTTTGGTTCCAGGGCCGGATCGATGATGTTATTAATACGTCAGGCGAGCGCATAGGGCCGTTTGAAGTAGAAAGCAAGCTGGTTGAACATCCGGCGGTAGCCGAAGCAGGCGTTATCGGCAAACCGGATCCGATGCGCGGTGAAATTATTAAAGCATTTATTGCGCTTCGTGAAGGCTATTCACCGTCCGAAGAGCTTAAACAAGATATTTCGAAGTTTGTCAAAATCGGTTTGTCCGCACATGC